Proteins encoded together in one Pogoniulus pusillus isolate bPogPus1 chromosome 18, bPogPus1.pri, whole genome shotgun sequence window:
- the AGT gene encoding angiotensinogen gives MNLVADLLCLLVCLTAVTSDRVYVHPFNLFSFNKSTCEEMESLVQEGKKTFLPISIESHTTPAYEDDLNDKDKLEAPSLNARRRQQLSYVKDFLYVLGTRFYSVLREARRGQNLLLSPTSLYGTLVSFYLGASNQTAADLQGLLGFVPPSGDPDCTSRVDGHKVLSSLRIIENLVKSGDEELLFAKMLCLFSAPGVALSQLFIQDLLPSADALYARAVDFTNPSEAAKQINAFVEAKSEGQSKCLLADIDPSADLLFAVDVRLAVNAKQVSQLREPQEFWVDPNMKVLVPMLSVTGTFKYKTDASGTFSVVEVPISKTMLLVLLQPINGSDLEHVESQLSLQSSAWLQELSPREIKLTLPKLTVEDRSDLQELLSDMELPALLGKGADLSKISDSNLTVGKVINKAFFKLSGDGTDQLEDPAAQKQDAAFLDIRVNKPFLLAVFEEKSRAMLFLGRVTNPLPGI, from the exons ATGAACCTGGTAGCAGATCTTCTCTGCTTGTTGGTGTGCCTCACTGCAGTGACTTCTGATCGAGTCTATGTCCACCCTTtcaatttgttttctttcaacaAGAGTACCTGTGAGGAGATGGAAAGTCttgtccaggagggaaagaaaacttTTCTCCCTATCTCCATTGAGTCCCACACCACACCTGCCTATGAAGATGACCTGAATGACAAGGACAAGCTGGAAGCCCCAAGCCTGAATGCCCGGAGGAGGCAGCAACTGAGCTATGTGAAGGACTTTCTGTATGTGCTGGGCACAAGGTTTTACAGCGTGCTGCGGGAAGCACGCCGGGGCCAAAACTTGCTCCTGTCTCCAACCAGTCTTTATGGCACCTTGGTATCCTTCTACTTGGGTGCCTCAAACCAGACAGCTGCTGATTTGCAAGGTTTGCTGGGATTTGTTCCCCCATCTGGAGACCCTGACTGCACCTCCAGAGTGGATGGACATAAAGTCCTATCCAGCCTGAGGATAATTGAAAACCTTGTGAAGAGCGGGGATGAGGAGCTGCTCTTTGCCAAGATGCTCTGCCTGTTCTCTGCCCCTGGCGTAGCTCTATCCCAGCTCTTCATACAGGACTTGCTCCCCTCTGCTGATGCTCTCTATGCTCGAGCCGTTGACTTTACAAACCCCAGCGAGGCAGCAAAGCAAATAAATGCTTTTGTGGAGGCCAAAAGCGAGGGCCAGAGCAAGTGCTTACTGGCAGACATTGATCCATCAGCTGACCTGCTGTTTGCAGTGGACGTCCGCTTGGCAG TGAATGCTAAGCAAgtctcccagctcagagagcCTCAGGAGTTCTGGGTGGATCCAAACATGAAGGTCTTGGTCCCTATGTTGTCAGTCACGGGGACATTCAAGTACAAAACTGATGCCAGTGGGACTTTTTCCGTGGTGGAAGTCCCTATCAGCAAGAccatgctgctggtgctgctgcagcccatcaATGGCAGCGACCTGGAGCATGTGGAGTCCCAGCTGTCGTTGCAgtcctcagcctggcttcaggAGCTGTCCCCAAG AGAAATCAAATTAACACTGCCAAAGTTAACAGTAGAAGACAGATCTGATCTACAGGAGCTTCTTTCAGATATGgaactgccagcactgctggggaagGGGGCAGATCTCAGTAAAATAAGTGACTCCAATTTAACAGTTGGAAAG GTAATAAATAAAGCCTTTTTCAAGCTGAGCGGTGATGGAACGGACCAGCTGGAAgaccctgcagcccagaagcaaGATGCAGCGTTCCTGGATATAAGAGTGAACAAACCATTCCTTTTAGCTGTTTTTGAAGAGAAATCAAGGGCAATGCTTTTCCTTGGCAGAGTAACAAACCCTCTGCCTGGGATTTAA
- the COG2 gene encoding conserved oligomeric Golgi complex subunit 2 isoform X1 yields MEARKMNLPRGPENLCFDKDEFMKPDFDVDHFVSDCRKRVQLEELREDLELYYKLLKTAMVELINKDYADFVNLSTNLVGMDKALNQLSVPLGQLKEEVMSLKSCVSEGIQAVDDRMTKQEDIRRKKMCVLRLIHVIQSVERIEKILHSQGTKELSSLEGNSPLLTGQVLERIATEFNQLQFHAVQSKGMPLLDKVRPRIAGITAMLQQSLEGLLLEGLQTSNVDIIRHCLRTYATIDKTRDAEALVGQVLVKPYIDEVIVEQYVQSHPNGLQAMYNRLLEFVPHHCRLLREVTGGAISSEKADIVPGYDFLVNSVWPEIVRGLEEKLPSLFNPGNPDVFHEKYTTSMDFVRKFERQCGSQASVKRLRSHPSYHSFNNKWNLPVYFQIRFREIAGALEESLSDTLEEAPAGSAYCLLATHMVWMSLLKCWSDQMFLPLLAHRLWKLSLQILARYSVFVSEVSVRPICGESTKEIKKSVPVPRKESSLSLNPNEDQGNESSPESQTLPSISSAQLVSVAADLERLQDQIPDILEMVKPKLELIGFKNVSSIAGALEDSKTSLSACVPTLNKRIIQDLSESSFTYLKSALEVPRLYRRTNKEVPTKASPYVDSALKPFYRLQNEYKDRLKQPMIHGWLEGALSESTQKYYETVSDVLSSVKKMEESLKRLKQARRTTASNPVGTNGGMSDDNKIRLQLALDVEYFGEQVSYEKQIQKMGLETSSIKSFSALTELVLTAKDQATAEQS; encoded by the exons CCAGATTTTGATGTTGATCACTTTGTATCAGACTGCAGGAAACGTGTGCAGTTGGAAGAGCTCAGAGAGGATCTGGAGCTCTATTACAAACTCCTTAAAACTGCTATGGTAGAACTCATAAATAAGGACTATGCAGATTTTGTTAATCTCTCAACAAATCTA gttggaatggacaaGGCACTTAATCAGCTTTCAGTACCCTTGGGACAGCTAAAGGAAGAAGTGATG AGTCTGAAGTCATGTGTCAGTGAGGGGATTCAAGCTGTAGATGACCGGATGACTAAACAAGaagatattagaagaaaaaag ATGTGTGTTTTGAGGCTGATTCATGTTATTCAGTCTGTTGAGAGAATTGAGAAGATTCTGCATTCCCAAGGAACTAAAGAATTGTCCTCATTAGAGGGAAACAG CCCACTTTTAACTGGACAAGTTTTAGAAAGAATTGCCACAGAATTTAATCAACTACAATTTCATGCAGTGCAAAGCAAAGGAATGCCCCTTTTGGACAAAGTGAGACCA CGTATAGCTGGAATAACAGCTATGTTGCAGCAGTCTCTGGAGGGGCTGCTCTTGGAAGGCCTTCAGACTTCCAATGTTGATATAATACGTCACTGTCTTCGCACTTACGCAACAATTGACAAAACACGAGATGCAGAGGCACTAGTTGGACAAGTGCTTGTAAAACCTTACATAGATGAG GTCATTGTGGAACAAtatgttcaatctcatcctaaTGGCCTCCAGGCTATGTACAATAGACTGTTGGAATTTGTTCCTCATCACTGTCGTCTCTTGCGTGAAGTAACAGGCGGAGCTATTTCAAG TGAAAAAGCTGATATTGTGCCTGGATATGACTTCCTAGTGAATTCGGTGTGGCCAGAAATAGTACGTGGTTTAGAAGAGAAATTGCCGTCACTGTTTAACCCTGGAAACCCAGATGTATTTCATGAG AAGTACACTACTAGTATGGATTTCGTACGGAAGTTTGAACGACAATGTGGCTCCCAGGCCAGTGTGAAACGGTTAAGGTCTCATCCCTCTTATCACAGCTTTAACAACAAATGGAATTTACCTGTATATTTTCAAATAAG ATTCAGAGAAATAGCAGGGGCCTTAGAAGAATCACTTTCAGATACACTAGAAGAAGCACCAG CTGGCAGTGCATACTGTCTTTTGGCCACTCATATGGTCTGGATGAGCCTTCTGAAGTGCTGGTCAGATCAGATGTTTTTACCACTTCTAGCACATCGTCTGTGGAAGCTTAGTCTGCAGATTTTGGCACGCTACTCTGTGTTTGTTAGTGAG GTCTCTGTAAGGCCCATTTGCGGTGAGAGTACAAAAGAAATCAAAAAGTCTGTGCCAGTTCCTAGAAAGGAATCTTCTTTAAGCCTCAACCCTAATGAGGACCAAGGGAATGAGTCTTCTCCAGAAAGTCAGACATTGCCTTCTATATCTAGCGCTCAGTTGGTCTCTGTTGCTGCAGATCTGGAGAGACTTCAAGATCAG attcCTGATATCTTAGAAATGGTTAAGCCAAAACTTGAATTGATTGGCTTCAAGAATGTATCTTCTATTGCAG GAGCCTTGGAAGACTCGAAGACTTCTTTATCAGCCTGTGTGCCTACCTTGAATAAGAGGATTATCCAAGATCTCAGTGAGTCCTCCTTCACTTACCTGAAGAGTGCACTGGAAGTTCCAAGATTATATAGGAGAACCAATAAG GAGGTTCCAACTAAAGCTTCACCTTATGTTGACAGTGCTCTTAAGCCTTTCTACCGACTGCAGAATGAATATAAAGATAGACTGAAGCAACCCATGATACATGGGTGGTTGGAAGGTGCCCTCTCTGAAAGCACACAAAA GTATTATGAAACTGTATCTGATGTGCTAAGTTCTGTTAAGAAAATGGAAGAGAGTCTAAAAAGGTTAAAGCAAGCCAGAAGAACTACAGCATCAAACCCTGTGGGTACAAATGGGGGCATGAGTGATGATAACAAAATCCGACTGCAGCTGGCCCTAGATGTTGAGTATTTTGGAGAGCAAGTAAGTTACGAGAAACAG ATACAAAAGATGGGACTGGAAACAAGCAGCATAAAAAGCTTTTCAGCCCTTACAGAGCTGGTTCTAACTGCCAAGGATCAGGCTACAGCAGAACAATCCTAG
- the COG2 gene encoding conserved oligomeric Golgi complex subunit 2 isoform X2 has protein sequence MEARKMNLPRGPENLCFDKDEFMKPDFDVDHFVSDCRKRVQLEELREDLELYYKLLKTAMVELINKDYADFVNLSTNLVGMDKALNQLSVPLGQLKEEVMSLKSCVSEGIQAVDDRMTKQEDIRRKKMCVLRLIHVIQSVERIEKILHSQGTKELSSLEGNSPLLTGQVLERIATEFNQLQFHAVQSKGMPLLDKVRPRIAGITAMLQQSLEGLLLEGLQTSNVDIIRHCLRTYATIDKTRDAEALVGQVLVKPYIDEVIVEQYVQSHPNGLQAMYNRLLEFVPHHCRLLREVTGGAISSEKADIVPGYDFLVNSVWPEIVRGLEEKLPSLFNPGNPDVFHEKYTTSMDFVRKFERQCGSQASVKRLRSHPSYHSFNNKWNLPVYFQIRFREIAGALEESLSDTLEEAPAGSAYCLLATHMVWMSLLKCWSDQMFLPLLAHRLWKLSLQILARYSVFVSEVSVRPICGESTKEIKKSVPVPRKESSLSLNPNEDQGNESSPESQTLPSISSAQLVSVAADLERLQDQIPDILEMVKPKLELIGFKNVSSIAGALEDSKTSLSACVPTLNKRIIQDLSESSFTYLKSALEVPRLYRRTNKEVPTKASPYVDSALKPFYRLQNEYKDRLKQPMIHGWLEGALSESTQKYYETVSDVLSSVKKMEESLKRLKQARRTTASNPVGTNGGMSDDNKIRLQLALDVEYFGEQIQKMGLETSSIKSFSALTELVLTAKDQATAEQS, from the exons CCAGATTTTGATGTTGATCACTTTGTATCAGACTGCAGGAAACGTGTGCAGTTGGAAGAGCTCAGAGAGGATCTGGAGCTCTATTACAAACTCCTTAAAACTGCTATGGTAGAACTCATAAATAAGGACTATGCAGATTTTGTTAATCTCTCAACAAATCTA gttggaatggacaaGGCACTTAATCAGCTTTCAGTACCCTTGGGACAGCTAAAGGAAGAAGTGATG AGTCTGAAGTCATGTGTCAGTGAGGGGATTCAAGCTGTAGATGACCGGATGACTAAACAAGaagatattagaagaaaaaag ATGTGTGTTTTGAGGCTGATTCATGTTATTCAGTCTGTTGAGAGAATTGAGAAGATTCTGCATTCCCAAGGAACTAAAGAATTGTCCTCATTAGAGGGAAACAG CCCACTTTTAACTGGACAAGTTTTAGAAAGAATTGCCACAGAATTTAATCAACTACAATTTCATGCAGTGCAAAGCAAAGGAATGCCCCTTTTGGACAAAGTGAGACCA CGTATAGCTGGAATAACAGCTATGTTGCAGCAGTCTCTGGAGGGGCTGCTCTTGGAAGGCCTTCAGACTTCCAATGTTGATATAATACGTCACTGTCTTCGCACTTACGCAACAATTGACAAAACACGAGATGCAGAGGCACTAGTTGGACAAGTGCTTGTAAAACCTTACATAGATGAG GTCATTGTGGAACAAtatgttcaatctcatcctaaTGGCCTCCAGGCTATGTACAATAGACTGTTGGAATTTGTTCCTCATCACTGTCGTCTCTTGCGTGAAGTAACAGGCGGAGCTATTTCAAG TGAAAAAGCTGATATTGTGCCTGGATATGACTTCCTAGTGAATTCGGTGTGGCCAGAAATAGTACGTGGTTTAGAAGAGAAATTGCCGTCACTGTTTAACCCTGGAAACCCAGATGTATTTCATGAG AAGTACACTACTAGTATGGATTTCGTACGGAAGTTTGAACGACAATGTGGCTCCCAGGCCAGTGTGAAACGGTTAAGGTCTCATCCCTCTTATCACAGCTTTAACAACAAATGGAATTTACCTGTATATTTTCAAATAAG ATTCAGAGAAATAGCAGGGGCCTTAGAAGAATCACTTTCAGATACACTAGAAGAAGCACCAG CTGGCAGTGCATACTGTCTTTTGGCCACTCATATGGTCTGGATGAGCCTTCTGAAGTGCTGGTCAGATCAGATGTTTTTACCACTTCTAGCACATCGTCTGTGGAAGCTTAGTCTGCAGATTTTGGCACGCTACTCTGTGTTTGTTAGTGAG GTCTCTGTAAGGCCCATTTGCGGTGAGAGTACAAAAGAAATCAAAAAGTCTGTGCCAGTTCCTAGAAAGGAATCTTCTTTAAGCCTCAACCCTAATGAGGACCAAGGGAATGAGTCTTCTCCAGAAAGTCAGACATTGCCTTCTATATCTAGCGCTCAGTTGGTCTCTGTTGCTGCAGATCTGGAGAGACTTCAAGATCAG attcCTGATATCTTAGAAATGGTTAAGCCAAAACTTGAATTGATTGGCTTCAAGAATGTATCTTCTATTGCAG GAGCCTTGGAAGACTCGAAGACTTCTTTATCAGCCTGTGTGCCTACCTTGAATAAGAGGATTATCCAAGATCTCAGTGAGTCCTCCTTCACTTACCTGAAGAGTGCACTGGAAGTTCCAAGATTATATAGGAGAACCAATAAG GAGGTTCCAACTAAAGCTTCACCTTATGTTGACAGTGCTCTTAAGCCTTTCTACCGACTGCAGAATGAATATAAAGATAGACTGAAGCAACCCATGATACATGGGTGGTTGGAAGGTGCCCTCTCTGAAAGCACACAAAA GTATTATGAAACTGTATCTGATGTGCTAAGTTCTGTTAAGAAAATGGAAGAGAGTCTAAAAAGGTTAAAGCAAGCCAGAAGAACTACAGCATCAAACCCTGTGGGTACAAATGGGGGCATGAGTGATGATAACAAAATCCGACTGCAGCTGGCCCTAGATGTTGAGTATTTTGGAGAGCAA ATACAAAAGATGGGACTGGAAACAAGCAGCATAAAAAGCTTTTCAGCCCTTACAGAGCTGGTTCTAACTGCCAAGGATCAGGCTACAGCAGAACAATCCTAG
- the COG2 gene encoding conserved oligomeric Golgi complex subunit 2 isoform X3 → MVELINKDYADFVNLSTNLVGMDKALNQLSVPLGQLKEEVMSLKSCVSEGIQAVDDRMTKQEDIRRKKMCVLRLIHVIQSVERIEKILHSQGTKELSSLEGNSPLLTGQVLERIATEFNQLQFHAVQSKGMPLLDKVRPRIAGITAMLQQSLEGLLLEGLQTSNVDIIRHCLRTYATIDKTRDAEALVGQVLVKPYIDEVIVEQYVQSHPNGLQAMYNRLLEFVPHHCRLLREVTGGAISSEKADIVPGYDFLVNSVWPEIVRGLEEKLPSLFNPGNPDVFHEKYTTSMDFVRKFERQCGSQASVKRLRSHPSYHSFNNKWNLPVYFQIRFREIAGALEESLSDTLEEAPAGSAYCLLATHMVWMSLLKCWSDQMFLPLLAHRLWKLSLQILARYSVFVSEVSVRPICGESTKEIKKSVPVPRKESSLSLNPNEDQGNESSPESQTLPSISSAQLVSVAADLERLQDQIPDILEMVKPKLELIGFKNVSSIAGALEDSKTSLSACVPTLNKRIIQDLSESSFTYLKSALEVPRLYRRTNKEVPTKASPYVDSALKPFYRLQNEYKDRLKQPMIHGWLEGALSESTQKYYETVSDVLSSVKKMEESLKRLKQARRTTASNPVGTNGGMSDDNKIRLQLALDVEYFGEQVSYEKQIQKMGLETSSIKSFSALTELVLTAKDQATAEQS, encoded by the exons ATGGTAGAACTCATAAATAAGGACTATGCAGATTTTGTTAATCTCTCAACAAATCTA gttggaatggacaaGGCACTTAATCAGCTTTCAGTACCCTTGGGACAGCTAAAGGAAGAAGTGATG AGTCTGAAGTCATGTGTCAGTGAGGGGATTCAAGCTGTAGATGACCGGATGACTAAACAAGaagatattagaagaaaaaag ATGTGTGTTTTGAGGCTGATTCATGTTATTCAGTCTGTTGAGAGAATTGAGAAGATTCTGCATTCCCAAGGAACTAAAGAATTGTCCTCATTAGAGGGAAACAG CCCACTTTTAACTGGACAAGTTTTAGAAAGAATTGCCACAGAATTTAATCAACTACAATTTCATGCAGTGCAAAGCAAAGGAATGCCCCTTTTGGACAAAGTGAGACCA CGTATAGCTGGAATAACAGCTATGTTGCAGCAGTCTCTGGAGGGGCTGCTCTTGGAAGGCCTTCAGACTTCCAATGTTGATATAATACGTCACTGTCTTCGCACTTACGCAACAATTGACAAAACACGAGATGCAGAGGCACTAGTTGGACAAGTGCTTGTAAAACCTTACATAGATGAG GTCATTGTGGAACAAtatgttcaatctcatcctaaTGGCCTCCAGGCTATGTACAATAGACTGTTGGAATTTGTTCCTCATCACTGTCGTCTCTTGCGTGAAGTAACAGGCGGAGCTATTTCAAG TGAAAAAGCTGATATTGTGCCTGGATATGACTTCCTAGTGAATTCGGTGTGGCCAGAAATAGTACGTGGTTTAGAAGAGAAATTGCCGTCACTGTTTAACCCTGGAAACCCAGATGTATTTCATGAG AAGTACACTACTAGTATGGATTTCGTACGGAAGTTTGAACGACAATGTGGCTCCCAGGCCAGTGTGAAACGGTTAAGGTCTCATCCCTCTTATCACAGCTTTAACAACAAATGGAATTTACCTGTATATTTTCAAATAAG ATTCAGAGAAATAGCAGGGGCCTTAGAAGAATCACTTTCAGATACACTAGAAGAAGCACCAG CTGGCAGTGCATACTGTCTTTTGGCCACTCATATGGTCTGGATGAGCCTTCTGAAGTGCTGGTCAGATCAGATGTTTTTACCACTTCTAGCACATCGTCTGTGGAAGCTTAGTCTGCAGATTTTGGCACGCTACTCTGTGTTTGTTAGTGAG GTCTCTGTAAGGCCCATTTGCGGTGAGAGTACAAAAGAAATCAAAAAGTCTGTGCCAGTTCCTAGAAAGGAATCTTCTTTAAGCCTCAACCCTAATGAGGACCAAGGGAATGAGTCTTCTCCAGAAAGTCAGACATTGCCTTCTATATCTAGCGCTCAGTTGGTCTCTGTTGCTGCAGATCTGGAGAGACTTCAAGATCAG attcCTGATATCTTAGAAATGGTTAAGCCAAAACTTGAATTGATTGGCTTCAAGAATGTATCTTCTATTGCAG GAGCCTTGGAAGACTCGAAGACTTCTTTATCAGCCTGTGTGCCTACCTTGAATAAGAGGATTATCCAAGATCTCAGTGAGTCCTCCTTCACTTACCTGAAGAGTGCACTGGAAGTTCCAAGATTATATAGGAGAACCAATAAG GAGGTTCCAACTAAAGCTTCACCTTATGTTGACAGTGCTCTTAAGCCTTTCTACCGACTGCAGAATGAATATAAAGATAGACTGAAGCAACCCATGATACATGGGTGGTTGGAAGGTGCCCTCTCTGAAAGCACACAAAA GTATTATGAAACTGTATCTGATGTGCTAAGTTCTGTTAAGAAAATGGAAGAGAGTCTAAAAAGGTTAAAGCAAGCCAGAAGAACTACAGCATCAAACCCTGTGGGTACAAATGGGGGCATGAGTGATGATAACAAAATCCGACTGCAGCTGGCCCTAGATGTTGAGTATTTTGGAGAGCAAGTAAGTTACGAGAAACAG ATACAAAAGATGGGACTGGAAACAAGCAGCATAAAAAGCTTTTCAGCCCTTACAGAGCTGGTTCTAACTGCCAAGGATCAGGCTACAGCAGAACAATCCTAG